The proteins below come from a single Crossiella sp. CA-258035 genomic window:
- a CDS encoding dihydrofolate reductase, which produces MIGLVWAQSANGVIGRDGTLPWHLPEDLKHFRTLTAGATVLMGRRTWESLPPRFRPLPGRRNLVLSRTPQEGAETFPDLAAALAAVTGDVWVIGGAAVYRAALPFADRIVVTEIRESFEGDTHAPGVGRAPDAAGAWLASETGLHYRFLTWDTSALVSGSINTG; this is translated from the coding sequence GTGATCGGGCTGGTCTGGGCGCAGTCGGCCAACGGCGTCATCGGCCGCGACGGCACGCTGCCGTGGCACCTGCCGGAGGACCTCAAGCACTTCCGCACGCTGACCGCGGGCGCGACCGTGCTGATGGGCCGCCGCACCTGGGAGTCGCTGCCGCCGCGGTTCCGGCCGCTGCCGGGCCGGCGCAACCTGGTGCTCTCGCGCACCCCGCAGGAGGGCGCGGAGACCTTCCCCGACCTGGCGGCGGCACTGGCCGCGGTGACCGGGGACGTGTGGGTGATCGGCGGCGCGGCGGTGTACCGGGCGGCGCTGCCGTTCGCCGACCGGATCGTGGTCACCGAGATCCGCGAGTCCTTCGAGGGGGACACGCACGCGCCCGGAGTGGGCCGCGCGCCGGATGCCGCGGGGGCCTGGTTGGCGTCCGAGACCGGGCTGCACTACCGCTTCCTGACCTGGGACACCTCGGCGCTCGTTTCTGGCAGCATCAACACCGGGTAG
- a CDS encoding thymidylate synthase: MLDTQYEDLLRQVLDTGARKQDRTGTGTRSIFGHQLRYRLADGFPLITTKKVHFRSIAYELLWFLRGEANVNWLREHGVTIWDEWAAPDGDLGPVYGVQWRSWPTPDGGHVDQISEVLRTLRENPDSRRIIVSAWNVADIPRMALPPCHAFFQFYVADGKLSCQLYQRSADLFLGVPFNIASYALLTHMIAEQVGLGVGDFIWTGGDCHIYDNHEEQVRTQLARQARPFPSLSLKPAESLFDYTYEHIALDGYHPHPGIKAPVAV, encoded by the coding sequence ATGCTGGACACGCAGTACGAAGACCTGCTCCGCCAGGTACTCGACACGGGCGCGCGCAAGCAGGACCGCACCGGCACGGGCACCCGGTCGATCTTCGGTCACCAGCTGCGCTACCGCCTCGCCGACGGCTTCCCGCTGATCACCACGAAGAAGGTGCACTTCCGCTCGATCGCCTACGAGCTGCTGTGGTTCCTGCGCGGCGAGGCCAACGTCAACTGGCTCCGCGAGCACGGCGTCACCATCTGGGACGAGTGGGCCGCGCCGGACGGCGACCTCGGCCCGGTCTACGGGGTGCAGTGGCGGTCCTGGCCGACCCCCGACGGCGGGCACGTCGACCAGATCAGCGAGGTGCTGCGCACGCTGCGGGAGAACCCGGACTCCCGGCGGATCATCGTCTCCGCCTGGAACGTGGCCGACATCCCGCGGATGGCGCTGCCGCCCTGCCACGCGTTCTTCCAGTTCTACGTCGCCGACGGCAAGCTCTCCTGCCAGCTCTACCAGCGCAGCGCGGACCTCTTCCTCGGCGTGCCGTTCAACATCGCCAGCTACGCGCTGCTCACGCACATGATCGCCGAGCAGGTGGGCCTGGGCGTCGGCGACTTCATCTGGACCGGTGGCGACTGCCACATCTACGACAACCACGAGGAGCAGGTCCGCACCCAGCTCGCCCGCCAGGCGCGGCCGTTCCCCAGCCTGAGCCTCAAGCCCGCGGAGAGCCTGTTCGACTACACCTACGAGCACATCGCCCTGGACGGCTACCACCCGCACCCCGGCATCAAGGCCCCGGTGGCGGTGTGA
- a CDS encoding TOBE domain-containing protein — MPNLRISEAAALLGVSDDSVRRWIDQGRLTALTLDNGRKGVAGTELAAFAQQLSESAEPGVTVAASARNRMKGIVTRVVKDGVMAQVDMQAGPFRIVSLMSRESAEELGLEVGSVAVASIKSTHVVVEIPEA; from the coding sequence ATGCCGAATCTGCGGATCAGTGAGGCCGCCGCGCTGCTGGGCGTCAGCGATGACTCCGTGCGCCGCTGGATCGACCAGGGCCGGTTGACCGCGCTCACGCTGGACAACGGCCGCAAGGGCGTGGCCGGCACCGAGCTGGCCGCCTTCGCCCAGCAGCTGTCCGAGTCGGCCGAGCCCGGCGTCACGGTCGCCGCCTCCGCGCGCAACCGGATGAAGGGCATCGTCACCCGGGTGGTCAAGGACGGGGTGATGGCGCAGGTCGACATGCAGGCAGGCCCGTTCCGGATCGTGTCGCTGATGAGCCGGGAGTCCGCGGAGGAGCTGGGCCTGGAGGTCGGCAGTGTCGCGGTGGCCTCGATCAAGTCCACCCATGTCGTCGTCGAGATCCCGGAGGCCTGA
- the modA gene encoding molybdate ABC transporter substrate-binding protein — translation MRRLTALLAVLALAGCGTAQPGSSPTGGTLTVFAAASLTESFTKLGKDFQAANPGTTVKFNFAGSSALAQQLNQGAPADVFAAAAPANMKQVTDTGTVTAAPVTFARNTLQIAVPQGNPAKVGGLADFGRGELKIALCAEQVPCGAAAKKVFEAAGITARPDTLEQDVKAVLTKVSLGEVDAALVYRTDVRAAGGKVEGRDFAEAAQAVNDYPIAPLAKAPNTLAAKAFVDYVRSEKGRAVLTEAGFAAP, via the coding sequence GTGCGCAGACTGACCGCACTGCTCGCGGTGCTGGCGCTGGCCGGTTGTGGCACCGCGCAGCCGGGCTCCTCCCCCACCGGCGGCACGCTCACCGTGTTCGCCGCCGCCTCGCTGACCGAGTCCTTCACCAAGCTGGGCAAGGACTTCCAGGCCGCCAACCCCGGCACCACGGTCAAGTTCAACTTCGCGGGCAGCTCGGCGCTGGCCCAGCAGCTCAACCAGGGCGCGCCCGCCGACGTGTTCGCCGCGGCCGCCCCGGCGAACATGAAGCAGGTGACCGACACCGGCACGGTCACCGCCGCGCCGGTGACCTTCGCCAGGAACACGCTGCAGATCGCGGTGCCGCAAGGGAATCCGGCCAAGGTCGGCGGGCTGGCCGACTTCGGCCGGGGTGAGCTGAAGATCGCGTTGTGCGCCGAGCAGGTGCCCTGTGGCGCGGCCGCGAAGAAGGTGTTCGAGGCGGCCGGGATCACCGCGCGGCCGGACACCCTGGAACAGGACGTCAAGGCGGTGCTGACCAAGGTCTCCCTCGGCGAGGTGGACGCCGCGCTGGTCTACCGCACCGACGTCAGGGCCGCGGGCGGCAAGGTCGAGGGCAGGGACTTCGCCGAGGCCGCCCAGGCGGTCAACGACTACCCGATCGCGCCACTGGCCAAGGCCCCCAACACCCTGGCCGCCAAGGCTTTCGTCGACTACGTCCGCTCGGAGAAGGGCCGCGCGGTGCTCACCGAAGCCGGCTTCGCGGCCCCGTGA
- the modB gene encoding molybdate ABC transporter permease subunit, with product MSRTRRARGRRPLILVLPAVIGLVFLLVPLAGLLVTAPWTTLPGRLFSPEVGQALRLSVVCASLATVLCLLFGIPLAWLLARGEVPGRGFLRALVTVPLVLPPVVGGVALLLVLGRRGLLGQYLDQWFGISLPFTTAGVVLAEAFVAMPFLVISVEGALRAADPRFEEAAATLGASRWLTFRRVTLPSIMPGVVAGTVLCWARALGEFGATITFAGNFPGETTTMPLAVYLALESDPDAAIVLSVVLLLVSVGVLAGLRDRWISGAS from the coding sequence GTGAGCAGGACGCGCAGGGCACGGGGCCGGCGGCCGCTCATCCTGGTGCTGCCCGCGGTGATCGGGCTGGTGTTCCTGCTGGTGCCGCTGGCCGGGCTGCTGGTCACCGCGCCCTGGACCACCCTGCCCGGCAGGCTGTTCAGCCCCGAGGTCGGCCAGGCGCTGCGACTGTCGGTGGTCTGCGCGAGCCTGGCCACGGTGCTGTGCCTGCTCTTCGGCATCCCGCTGGCCTGGCTGCTGGCCCGCGGCGAGGTGCCCGGCCGGGGCTTCCTGCGCGCGCTGGTCACGGTGCCGCTGGTGCTGCCGCCGGTGGTCGGCGGGGTGGCGCTGCTGCTGGTGCTGGGCAGGCGCGGGCTGCTCGGGCAGTACCTGGACCAGTGGTTCGGCATCTCGCTGCCGTTCACCACCGCGGGCGTGGTGCTGGCCGAGGCGTTCGTGGCGATGCCGTTCCTGGTGATCTCGGTGGAGGGCGCGTTGCGCGCGGCCGACCCCCGGTTCGAGGAAGCCGCCGCCACCCTGGGCGCCTCCCGCTGGCTCACCTTCCGCCGGGTCACCCTGCCCTCGATCATGCCGGGCGTGGTCGCGGGCACCGTGCTGTGCTGGGCGCGGGCCCTCGGCGAGTTCGGCGCCACCATCACCTTCGCCGGCAACTTCCCCGGCGAGACCACCACCATGCCGCTGGCGGTCTACCTGGCGCTGGAAAGCGATCCGGACGCCGCCATCGTGCTCAGCGTGGTGCTGCTGCTGGTGTCGGTCGGCGTGCTGGCGGGCTTGCGCGACCGCTGGATCAGTGGCGCCTCATGA
- a CDS encoding ABC transporter ATP-binding protein translates to MTLRANLRVTRETFALDLDLTIEPGEVVALLGPNGAGKTTALRALAGLLASDSTIRLGESTWDGLPTELRPIGVVFQDHLLFATMTALDNVAFGLRARGLRKSEANTRAAHWLAKVGLTGHAAAKPRTLSGGQAQRVALARALATDPDLLLLDEPLAALDASTRLRVRAELGRHLRDYPGHTLLVTHDPLDAMVLADRLVILEHGRVVQQGSPRAVVRQPRTDYVAHLVGLNFYRGTAHDTEIHLDEGGTLTVAEPATGPVHVVFPPSAVSLYPAKPVGSPRNTWQATVAGIEQHAHTTRIELDGTPAVLADITTATVADLRLHPGDTLWASVKATEIHTYPR, encoded by the coding sequence ATGACCCTGCGCGCCAACCTGCGGGTCACCCGCGAGACCTTCGCCCTGGACCTGGACCTGACCATCGAGCCCGGCGAGGTGGTCGCCCTGCTCGGCCCCAACGGCGCGGGCAAGACCACCGCGCTGCGCGCACTGGCCGGACTCCTGGCCTCGGACAGCACAATCCGGCTCGGTGAGTCCACTTGGGACGGTCTGCCCACCGAGCTGCGGCCGATCGGCGTGGTCTTCCAGGACCACCTGCTCTTCGCCACCATGACCGCACTGGACAACGTCGCCTTCGGCCTGCGCGCCCGCGGCCTGCGCAAGTCCGAGGCCAACACCAGGGCCGCACACTGGCTGGCCAAGGTCGGCCTCACCGGCCACGCCGCGGCCAAACCCCGCACCCTCTCCGGCGGCCAGGCCCAGCGGGTCGCCCTGGCCCGCGCCCTGGCCACCGACCCGGATCTGCTGCTGCTCGACGAACCCCTGGCCGCCCTGGACGCGAGCACCCGCCTCCGGGTCCGCGCCGAGCTGGGACGGCACCTGCGCGACTACCCCGGCCACACCCTGCTGGTCACCCACGACCCGCTGGACGCGATGGTGCTGGCCGACCGGCTGGTCATCCTGGAACACGGCCGCGTGGTACAGCAGGGCAGCCCGCGCGCGGTGGTCCGCCAGCCCCGCACCGACTACGTCGCCCACCTGGTCGGCCTCAACTTCTACCGCGGCACCGCCCACGACACCGAGATCCACCTCGACGAGGGCGGCACGCTCACCGTCGCCGAACCGGCCACCGGCCCGGTGCACGTGGTGTTCCCACCCAGCGCGGTGAGCCTGTACCCGGCCAAACCCGTTGGCAGCCCACGAAACACCTGGCAGGCCACGGTCGCCGGGATCGAACAGCACGCGCACACCACCAGGATCGAGCTGGACGGCACCCCCGCCGTGCTGGCCGACATCACCACCGCCACCGTCGCCGACCTGCGCCTGCACCCCGGCGACACCCTGTGGGCCTCGGTGAAGGCAACCGAGATCCACACCTATCCCCGCTGA
- a CDS encoding phosphotransferase, translating into MPISARHREVLRRELPGADLDGLVVHQGQFHEVVLGADRVVCFARTAPAASRLPARAARLRSVAGMGLGFATPVPLSEVDGDPACLVLSRVPGDPLAAHRLTAPPVFEAVAAGFGALLRELAGVKTGFPSTGSWPEFAEGVRAELFPLMSGSGRARAEAELVAVGELPHWVTGLVHGDLGGENVLWYERDGLPRLSGVVDWDEAGLGDQAEDLAAIRASYGEEMARAVVAHLPPDEALLDRARVIGGTFALQQALAGLRDGDEEELADGLSGYR; encoded by the coding sequence ATGCCGATCTCCGCTCGTCACCGCGAGGTGCTGCGCCGGGAGCTGCCCGGGGCGGACCTCGACGGGTTGGTGGTGCACCAGGGCCAGTTCCACGAGGTGGTCCTCGGCGCGGACCGGGTGGTGTGCTTCGCCCGCACCGCCCCGGCCGCGTCCCGGCTGCCCGCCCGCGCGGCCCGGCTGCGATCGGTGGCGGGCATGGGTCTCGGCTTCGCCACCCCCGTTCCTCTGTCCGAAGTGGACGGTGACCCGGCCTGCCTGGTGCTCAGCCGGGTGCCCGGCGACCCGCTGGCGGCGCACCGGCTGACCGCGCCACCGGTGTTCGAGGCGGTGGCCGCCGGTTTTGGCGCGCTGCTGCGGGAGCTGGCCGGGGTGAAGACTGGATTCCCGTCGACGGGCAGCTGGCCGGAGTTCGCGGAGGGTGTCCGGGCCGAGTTGTTCCCGCTGATGTCCGGGTCCGGCCGGGCCAGGGCCGAGGCGGAGCTGGTCGCGGTCGGGGAGCTGCCGCACTGGGTCACCGGGCTGGTGCACGGCGACCTCGGCGGCGAGAACGTGCTGTGGTACGAACGGGACGGCCTGCCGCGACTGTCCGGCGTGGTGGACTGGGACGAGGCCGGGCTGGGCGACCAGGCGGAGGACCTGGCCGCGATCCGGGCCAGCTATGGAGAGGAGATGGCTCGTGCCGTGGTGGCACACCTTCCTCCGGACGAGGCGTTGCTCGACCGGGCCAGGGTCATCGGTGGCACTTTCGCCTTGCAGCAGGCGTTGGCGGGGCTGCGGGATGGGGATGAGGAGGAGCTGGCGGACGGGCTCTCGGGGTACCGCTGA
- a CDS encoding SRPBCC family protein, producing MTTNDPATRPAESAERIEVSRLIPAPAGAIFAVLTDPLGHVDIDASGMLMDAEGEPVTRAGDRFRVHMDREALGDRPLGKYQVEVIITKLVPEREIAWTVEAGVRPHVRHIYGYRLAPAEDGTLVTSYYDWSELAPEWKQRLVFPVVPESALKATLGILERVVRRRAA from the coding sequence ATGACCACCAACGACCCCGCCACCCGACCCGCCGAGAGCGCGGAACGGATCGAGGTGTCCCGGCTCATCCCCGCCCCCGCCGGCGCGATCTTCGCGGTGCTGACCGATCCGTTGGGGCATGTGGACATCGACGCCTCGGGCATGCTCATGGACGCCGAGGGCGAACCGGTCACCCGGGCAGGCGACCGGTTCCGGGTGCACATGGACCGGGAAGCCCTCGGCGACCGCCCCCTCGGCAAGTACCAGGTGGAGGTGATCATCACCAAGCTCGTCCCGGAGCGGGAGATCGCCTGGACCGTCGAAGCCGGGGTCCGCCCGCACGTCCGGCACATCTACGGCTACCGCCTGGCCCCCGCCGAGGACGGCACCCTGGTCACCTCCTACTACGACTGGTCAGAGCTCGCCCCGGAGTGGAAGCAGCGCCTGGTCTTCCCGGTGGTGCCCGAGTCCGCGCTCAAGGCCACCCTCGGCATCCTGGAGCGCGTGGTCCGCAGGCGAGCCGCCTGA
- a CDS encoding GntR family transcriptional regulator: protein MLSEQVYAHLREAIMRGDHAPGTALKPHELAKEHGVSLAVVREALVRVVGEGLADRLPNRGFAVPAFSDRRWQEIAEARRTVEPVVLRLSIERGDLDWEARVRAAHHRLARTPPFEPAEGEHYTRAWAQAHRDFHRALLEGCGNPVLLETFDRMWTASELARRWSALRTPDRDHLGEHRRLEEAALARDADAAAEALAQHLTLTAAGLAED, encoded by the coding sequence ATGCTCTCCGAGCAGGTCTACGCGCACCTGCGGGAAGCGATCATGCGCGGGGACCACGCCCCCGGCACCGCGCTCAAACCGCACGAGCTGGCCAAGGAGCACGGGGTGAGCCTGGCCGTGGTGCGTGAGGCGCTGGTGCGGGTGGTCGGCGAGGGCCTTGCCGACCGGCTGCCCAACCGCGGCTTCGCCGTGCCCGCCTTCTCCGACCGCCGCTGGCAGGAGATCGCCGAGGCCCGCCGGACCGTGGAACCGGTGGTGCTGCGCCTGTCCATCGAGCGCGGCGACCTCGATTGGGAGGCCCGGGTGCGCGCCGCCCACCACCGCCTGGCCCGCACCCCGCCGTTCGAGCCCGCCGAGGGCGAGCACTACACCCGCGCCTGGGCGCAGGCGCACCGGGACTTCCACCGCGCGCTGCTGGAGGGCTGCGGCAACCCCGTGCTGCTGGAGACCTTCGACCGGATGTGGACCGCGAGCGAGCTGGCCCGCCGCTGGTCGGCGCTGCGCACCCCCGACCGGGACCACCTCGGCGAGCACCGCCGCCTGGAGGAGGCCGCGCTGGCCCGCGATGCCGACGCCGCGGCCGAGGCCCTGGCCCAGCACCTCACCCTGACCGCGGCCGGACTGGCCGAGGACTGA
- a CDS encoding alpha/beta hydrolase: MISTSRFARAATAFALTLLLTGAACAAPAAPEVPAHAAATQGDPKFTGAFRHEFTEVDGVRMHYVTGGRGTPVVLLHGWPQTWFGWWPIMPALAEHHTVYAVDLPGLGDSTGKPTGYDKATLARYVHTLIADRLGLRDARVVGHDLGAAVAFQYAAQFPADTARLGYLDLPLPGPGIDGATYRSLSWHIAFHSQRRVPEAVVGNDVREYLKLFYPQVSFGGTAFGGTSDRSPFSEEEISEYARTYSRPDALSGGFELYRALDKDVRDTVATAPVRVPALVMAAQGQAEAIKATVAPRLTDIVRAVDVPKAGHWLVEENPGFVTEELLRFLKG, translated from the coding sequence ATGATCTCCACATCAAGGTTCGCCCGCGCGGCAACGGCTTTTGCGCTGACCCTCCTGCTCACCGGCGCGGCCTGTGCCGCACCCGCCGCCCCCGAGGTGCCCGCGCACGCCGCGGCCACCCAGGGCGATCCCAAGTTCACCGGCGCCTTCCGGCACGAGTTCACCGAGGTCGACGGGGTCCGCATGCACTACGTGACCGGCGGCCGCGGCACACCGGTGGTGCTGCTGCACGGCTGGCCGCAGACCTGGTTCGGCTGGTGGCCGATCATGCCCGCGCTGGCCGAGCACCACACCGTCTACGCCGTCGACCTGCCGGGGCTCGGCGACAGCACCGGCAAGCCGACCGGCTACGACAAGGCCACCCTGGCCCGCTACGTGCACACCCTGATCGCCGACCGGCTCGGCCTGCGGGACGCCCGCGTGGTCGGGCACGACCTCGGCGCCGCGGTGGCCTTCCAGTACGCCGCCCAGTTCCCGGCCGACACCGCGCGGCTGGGCTACCTCGACCTGCCGCTGCCCGGCCCCGGCATCGACGGGGCCACCTACCGCTCGCTGAGCTGGCACATCGCCTTCCACTCCCAGCGGCGGGTGCCCGAGGCGGTGGTGGGCAACGACGTCCGCGAGTACCTGAAGCTGTTCTACCCCCAGGTTTCCTTTGGTGGCACGGCTTTCGGCGGCACCTCGGACCGGTCCCCGTTCAGCGAGGAGGAGATCAGCGAGTACGCGCGGACCTACTCCCGGCCCGATGCCCTCTCCGGTGGCTTCGAGCTCTACCGCGCCCTGGACAAGGATGTCCGGGACACCGTGGCGACCGCGCCGGTGCGGGTCCCGGCCCTGGTCATGGCCGCGCAGGGACAGGCGGAGGCGATCAAGGCGACGGTGGCCCCCCGGCTGACCGACATCGTGCGCGCGGTCGACGTGCCCAAGGCCGGACACTGGCTTGTCGAGGAAAACCCAGGGTTCGTCACCGAGGAGCTGCTGCGCTTCCTCAAGGGGTGA
- a CDS encoding DinB family protein, which produces MTRRRDQPPPRTGGSEAETLRGFLDYLRDSIAAKVHGAPEPQVRTAGVPSGTNLLGLLNHLTQVERATFLGAKVADWQATFHAAPEDSVAEVLARYRETVERANEVLDRCADLGAPVPGGRASARWALTHLIEETGRHAGHADILRELIDGATGR; this is translated from the coding sequence ATGACCCGCCGCCGCGATCAGCCACCGCCGCGCACCGGCGGCAGCGAAGCCGAGACCCTGCGCGGGTTCCTGGACTACCTCCGCGACTCGATCGCGGCGAAGGTGCACGGCGCGCCCGAGCCGCAGGTGCGGACCGCCGGGGTGCCCTCGGGCACCAACCTGCTCGGCCTGCTCAACCACCTCACCCAGGTCGAGCGGGCCACCTTCCTCGGCGCGAAGGTCGCCGACTGGCAGGCCACCTTCCACGCCGCGCCGGAGGACAGCGTCGCCGAGGTGCTCGCCCGCTACCGGGAGACCGTCGAGCGCGCGAACGAGGTGCTCGACCGCTGCGCCGACCTCGGCGCACCCGTTCCCGGCGGCCGCGCCAGCGCTCGCTGGGCGCTGACCCACCTGATCGAGGAGACCGGCCGCCACGCTGGCCACGCCGACATCCTGCGCGAGCTCATCGACGGCGCCACCGGGCGCTGA
- a CDS encoding class I SAM-dependent methyltransferase, producing the protein MNTTDPVAFWNDLYAARPTAADPRPNSTLVDLTSDLPPGAALDLGCGSGGDSLWLARRGWQVTAVDISAVATQRLADRAQSLGLGERLTAQSHDLRESFPSGRFDLISAHYLHTPFDLDRASVLRTAAHALHPGGRLLVVDHGSTAPWSWDQDPDAHFPSPPEVAAELDLDPAEWAVARAESPRRIATGPGGRTAEVTDHVLLLRRAG; encoded by the coding sequence ATGAACACCACTGATCCGGTCGCCTTCTGGAACGACCTCTACGCCGCCCGTCCGACGGCCGCCGATCCGCGGCCGAACAGCACGCTCGTCGACCTGACCTCGGACCTGCCGCCCGGTGCCGCGCTGGACCTGGGCTGCGGCAGCGGCGGCGACTCGCTGTGGCTGGCCCGCCGGGGCTGGCAGGTCACCGCGGTCGACATCTCGGCTGTGGCGACCCAGCGGCTCGCCGACCGCGCCCAGTCCCTCGGCCTCGGCGAGCGGCTCACCGCCCAGAGCCACGACCTGCGCGAATCCTTCCCGAGTGGCCGGTTCGACCTGATCTCCGCGCACTACCTGCACACCCCGTTCGACCTGGACCGGGCGAGCGTGCTGCGCACCGCCGCGCACGCGCTGCACCCTGGCGGGCGGCTACTCGTCGTGGACCACGGCTCCACCGCGCCGTGGTCCTGGGACCAGGACCCGGACGCGCATTTCCCCTCGCCACCGGAGGTCGCGGCCGAGCTCGACCTCGATCCGGCGGAGTGGGCGGTGGCGCGGGCCGAGTCGCCGCGCCGGATCGCCACCGGGCCGGGCGGGCGCACCGCCGAGGTCACCGACCACGTGCTGCTGCTCCGGCGGGCCGGATGA
- a CDS encoding XRE family transcriptional regulator — translation MDDMDEVLEAVGPRLRALRNARGITLADLAVTTGISESTLSRLESGQRKATLELLLPLARTYDVPLDDLVGAPRTGDPRIHLKPIHRFGLTFVPLSRRPGGVQSFKMLIPARREPVEPTPQTHPGFEWLYVLNGQLRLLVGDRDLVLPPGQAAEFDTSVPHWLGSADGEAVELLVLFDPQGVRAHVRPSAER, via the coding sequence GTGGACGACATGGACGAGGTGCTTGAGGCGGTCGGACCGCGACTGCGGGCGCTGCGCAACGCCCGCGGCATCACCCTGGCCGACCTGGCGGTGACCACCGGCATCTCGGAGAGCACCCTGTCCAGGCTGGAAAGTGGACAGCGCAAGGCGACGCTGGAACTGCTGCTGCCGCTGGCGCGCACCTACGACGTGCCGCTGGACGACCTGGTCGGCGCACCGCGCACCGGCGACCCCCGCATCCACCTCAAGCCGATCCACCGGTTCGGCCTGACCTTCGTGCCGCTGTCCCGGCGGCCGGGCGGGGTGCAGTCGTTCAAGATGCTCATCCCGGCCCGGCGGGAACCGGTCGAACCGACCCCGCAGACCCATCCCGGCTTCGAGTGGCTGTACGTGCTCAACGGCCAGCTCCGCCTGCTGGTCGGCGACCGCGACCTGGTGCTGCCGCCCGGTCAGGCCGCCGAGTTCGACACCTCCGTGCCGCACTGGCTGGGCAGCGCCGACGGGGAGGCGGTGGAGCTGCTGGTGCTGTTCGACCCGCAGGGGGTGCGCGCGCACGTGCGGCCCAGCGCGGAGCGGTAG
- a CDS encoding MmcQ/YjbR family DNA-binding protein yields MSARSRRARVRDVHELALGMPHVTVVMGTADNPVYQVGRKSFVFFRNPRPDAVDPETGERYPDVIVFWVPSEHDKQALVQDQGSPFFTTPHFNGHPSVLLRASRIGELTLRELTEVVQDAWLSRASPTRAAAWLRGRAAQ; encoded by the coding sequence ATGTCGGCAAGGTCGCGCCGGGCGCGGGTGCGGGACGTGCACGAGCTGGCGCTGGGGATGCCCCACGTCACGGTGGTGATGGGCACCGCGGACAACCCGGTCTACCAGGTCGGCCGGAAGTCGTTCGTGTTCTTCCGCAACCCCCGTCCCGATGCCGTCGATCCGGAAACCGGTGAACGCTACCCGGACGTGATCGTGTTCTGGGTGCCCTCCGAACACGACAAGCAGGCCCTGGTCCAAGACCAAGGGTCACCGTTCTTCACCACGCCGCACTTCAACGGTCACCCGTCGGTGTTGTTGCGGGCCAGCCGGATCGGCGAGCTCACCCTGCGGGAGCTGACCGAGGTCGTGCAGGACGCCTGGCTGTCCCGCGCCTCGCCGACCAGGGCCGCCGCCTGGCTCCGCGGCCGCGCGGCACAGTGA
- a CDS encoding WYL domain-containing protein has translation MLDTSSRLLALLALMQSRPQWTGAQLAERLAVSGRTIRNDIERLRTLGYPVEAERGPAGFYRLGAGAKLPPLLLDDEEAVAVAIGLRAGRGVTGIEESAARALGKLEQVLPHRLRRQVSALHQAVSEGPDNTGTNVVAPVVDAAVLSTIAAAVRDAELLRFDYTAPAREDDTPRRNDASAPFGDWPVLVEPYRLVSWERHWYLVARGPETGAWHTYRADWITLRMATGRRFTPVEFPGGDYASFVLRDVATAGWQVHARITVRAPAEDVLARINPAVGVVEAVDETTSVLVTGADSLEMIAVYTGMLGLDFHVTEPPELVEHLRTLGRRYARAVE, from the coding sequence ATGTTGGACACCTCGTCGAGGCTGCTCGCCCTGCTCGCGCTGATGCAGTCCCGGCCGCAGTGGACCGGCGCCCAGCTGGCCGAACGGCTGGCAGTCAGCGGCCGCACCATCCGCAACGACATCGAGCGGCTGCGCACCCTGGGCTACCCGGTCGAGGCCGAGCGCGGGCCCGCCGGGTTCTACCGGCTGGGCGCCGGGGCCAAGCTGCCGCCGCTGCTGCTCGACGACGAGGAGGCGGTGGCCGTCGCGATCGGTCTGCGGGCCGGCCGAGGCGTCACCGGCATCGAGGAGAGCGCCGCCCGCGCGCTGGGCAAGCTCGAACAGGTGCTGCCGCACCGGTTGCGGCGTCAGGTGAGCGCGCTGCACCAGGCGGTCTCCGAAGGCCCGGACAACACCGGCACCAACGTGGTCGCCCCGGTGGTGGACGCCGCGGTGCTCTCCACCATCGCCGCGGCGGTCCGGGACGCCGAACTGCTCCGCTTCGACTACACCGCCCCGGCCCGCGAGGACGACACCCCGCGCCGCAACGACGCCTCCGCGCCCTTCGGCGACTGGCCGGTGCTGGTCGAGCCCTACCGCCTGGTGAGCTGGGAACGGCACTGGTACCTGGTCGCGCGCGGCCCCGAGACCGGCGCCTGGCACACCTACCGGGCGGACTGGATCACCCTGCGGATGGCCACCGGCCGCCGCTTCACCCCGGTGGAGTTCCCCGGCGGCGACTACGCGAGCTTCGTGCTGCGCGATGTGGCCACCGCCGGGTGGCAGGTGCACGCCCGGATCACCGTGCGCGCCCCCGCCGAGGACGTGCTGGCCCGGATCAACCCGGCCGTCGGCGTGGTCGAGGCGGTGGACGAGACCACCTCGGTGCTGGTCACCGGCGCGGACAGCCTGGAGATGATCGCGGTCTACACCGGCATGCTGGGCCTGGACTTCCACGTCACCGAGCCACCCGAGCTGGTCGAGCACCTCCGCACCCTGGGCCGCCGCTACGCCCGCGCCGTGGAGTAG